The following proteins are encoded in a genomic region of Flammeovirga pectinis:
- a CDS encoding BamA/TamA family outer membrane protein has protein sequence MEKKYLLLVFLFFLIALEGVTQNKKNNFIKTDTLSLSKSTQIIGLPIVFYTPETSFGVGGGAQFFYLNKVNRFNLRKSSLMLDVIYTSEKQLIIDANPKLFFNDGDYYLDAAFKFKIFPNSFWGIGPNSKPESLERYNMQTVMIRGDFLKRLPKSSLNFGAQYRFQSDKMLEKQEGGMLASDTIPGSENVIMNGLGFVFNLDDRDNIFSPNKGNYFQINAWYASKVLGSTYSFNKYAIDLRKYFPVNSYLVIAGRAYIENSFGVVPFQHQAWLGGGDRMRGYFRGRYIDNHLYTLQGEARFKIHSRWRANVFAAIGQVAPYIIDIFYGVKLSGGAGIRYKLLKKNDTLLRLDFGVNKDLDTGIYFGVNEAF, from the coding sequence ATGGAAAAGAAATATTTATTACTTGTCTTTCTCTTTTTCTTAATAGCACTTGAGGGGGTTACACAAAATAAAAAAAATAATTTTATTAAGACAGATACTTTGAGTTTATCAAAGTCTACACAAATAATAGGTCTCCCAATTGTTTTTTACACACCAGAAACAAGTTTTGGAGTAGGAGGTGGTGCACAGTTTTTTTACTTGAACAAAGTAAATCGATTTAATTTAAGAAAAAGCTCATTAATGCTTGATGTTATTTATACATCAGAAAAGCAATTAATAATAGACGCTAACCCAAAACTCTTTTTTAATGATGGTGATTATTACCTAGATGCAGCTTTTAAGTTTAAGATTTTTCCAAACTCTTTTTGGGGGATAGGTCCAAACTCAAAACCAGAAAGTCTAGAAAGATACAATATGCAAACGGTAATGATAAGAGGTGATTTTCTTAAGAGATTACCCAAATCGTCGTTAAATTTTGGTGCTCAGTATCGGTTCCAATCTGATAAAATGTTAGAAAAACAAGAAGGGGGGATGTTAGCTTCTGATACAATTCCAGGTAGTGAGAATGTAATTATGAATGGATTAGGTTTTGTTTTTAATTTAGATGATAGAGATAACATTTTTTCACCGAATAAAGGAAATTATTTTCAGATTAATGCTTGGTATGCAAGTAAAGTTCTAGGCAGTACATATTCTTTTAATAAATATGCAATTGATTTAAGAAAGTACTTTCCAGTAAATAGTTACTTAGTGATAGCAGGTAGGGCATATATTGAAAATAGTTTTGGAGTTGTTCCTTTTCAGCATCAGGCTTGGTTAGGTGGTGGAGATAGAATGAGAGGTTATTTTAGAGGGCGGTATATTGATAACCATTTATATACTTTACAAGGAGAAGCACGTTTTAAAATTCATTCAAGATGGCGAGCAAATGTATTTGCAGCCATTGGCCAGGTAGCGCCGTATATAATTGATATCTTTTATGGAGTTAAGCTATCTGGTGGGGCAGGAATACGGTATAAATTATTAAAGAAAAATGATACGCTTTTGAGATTAGATTTCGGGGTAAATAAAGATTTAGATACAGGTATTTATTTTGGCGTGAACGAAGCCTTTTAA
- a CDS encoding DUF3575 domain-containing protein produces MTSTLRRFFTFFFLVILYQPNIVFGQDSLGTAFKKGRALLQLSSSTDAVNYYSDSHNHPLSTGLTGFDLKVDSHFFVKDNFSVGARLELTRSLTEQLFQNESERFKLGLVFRRYLTKMSNGGIYPEVTLSYGRTYNSANINYQQLIINEEFTGNFFGGGLGVGFTYLVGQHFGIDLGLNYNLYFVDGETTDLILNVSEATNFTEVKVSFRVGIVILLHKQKQSN; encoded by the coding sequence ATGACATCTACTCTTCGACGTTTTTTTACTTTCTTTTTTCTTGTAATTCTATATCAACCCAATATTGTTTTTGGACAGGATTCTTTAGGTACTGCTTTTAAAAAAGGACGTGCTTTGTTGCAATTATCTTCATCTACAGATGCTGTTAATTACTACTCTGATTCACATAATCATCCTTTATCTACTGGGTTAACAGGTTTTGATTTAAAAGTTGACAGCCATTTTTTTGTAAAAGATAATTTCAGTGTTGGTGCAAGATTGGAATTAACAAGATCACTGACGGAACAATTATTTCAGAACGAAAGTGAAAGGTTTAAATTAGGACTTGTTTTTAGGAGGTATTTAACAAAAATGTCTAATGGTGGTATTTATCCAGAGGTGACATTATCTTATGGGCGGACATATAATTCCGCAAATATTAATTATCAACAGCTTATTATTAACGAGGAATTTACTGGGAACTTTTTTGGAGGAGGACTTGGTGTAGGCTTTACTTATTTAGTTGGTCAGCATTTTGGAATAGACTTAGGTCTTAACTATAATTTATATTTCGTAGATGGGGAAACAACTGATTTGATTTTGAATGTTTCTGAAGCTACAAATTTTACAGAAGTGAAGGTGTCTTTTAGAGTTGGGATTGTTATTTTATTACACAAGCAAAAACAAAGTAATTAA
- a CDS encoding SEL1-like repeat protein, with translation MIRYIINFSVFFLILFLFSNSSFSQNVEQLKKEAKFTDNPELWYELGLIYQKGELEKVNLKKAAHYYEKAAVKGHVEASFHLAGLKVAKNEYGSAIKLYTIAADGGSIESAYLLGKFYKDGTKVTKDNNLSIHYFLKSWDVNYKDSKDQLDALDTKNYNKKESDILYQKYLAQNGSAKSEYDLGIAYKKGTDVKQDLEKSFNLFSNSAANGYGPAQYELGLFYKNGLLGRKDSQKAVEFFVKASNNGIREAAKELEKMDVKTFIKDDDIEFIKYQAITNNNAIAQYELYKYYEAPKSETQDMMKAVEFCQRSALQDYTPAMLALSDLYLKGDTLIKKNDSSAFKWRRQAAFVGSDSAEYLLGNMYKQGVGVPKSDEKAVRWYLKAANHGIQSAADTLKTMNINQYLNKSDLEYATFSANQGDIEAQMMLGRYYFKNDKAPAIVWLQKASLQNNAEAELLLGDIYKEGKCQTVANPSTAEIHYKKAIALGNQEAYLKMADLYTKGNVAEGVDGTSSTTEAMAYANTYMTQASNLNSENTNADPKAFLLMGDILNSQGKTIDAIKQYDLYIKSFDEVDGNHQEFITVMNKQAIAYAEIGEVNSALLQIEIALAKADDFSMLKDFKDNYSAIKGELFYTQGKLLFQQGDKYKACGVFQKVKALGIKLDPKYENLCSN, from the coding sequence ATGATCAGATATATTATAAATTTTTCAGTATTTTTTTTAATTCTATTCCTTTTCTCAAATTCTTCGTTTTCTCAAAATGTTGAACAATTAAAAAAAGAAGCAAAGTTTACTGACAACCCAGAACTTTGGTATGAATTAGGGCTTATTTATCAAAAAGGTGAACTCGAAAAAGTCAACTTAAAAAAAGCTGCTCATTATTATGAAAAAGCTGCTGTAAAAGGTCATGTAGAAGCATCTTTCCATTTAGCAGGTTTAAAGGTTGCTAAAAATGAATACGGCAGTGCAATAAAATTATATACTATTGCTGCTGATGGTGGCTCTATAGAGTCAGCATATTTACTTGGTAAATTTTACAAAGACGGAACTAAGGTTACAAAAGACAATAACTTATCAATACACTATTTTCTAAAATCTTGGGATGTTAATTACAAAGATTCTAAAGATCAACTTGATGCTCTTGATACTAAAAATTACAACAAAAAAGAATCTGATATTTTATATCAGAAATATTTAGCCCAAAATGGTTCTGCTAAATCTGAATATGATTTAGGTATTGCATATAAAAAAGGGACAGATGTAAAACAAGATTTAGAGAAAAGTTTTAACCTATTCTCTAATTCTGCTGCAAACGGCTATGGTCCTGCTCAATATGAACTAGGTCTTTTTTATAAAAATGGCCTTTTAGGAAGAAAAGATTCTCAGAAAGCTGTTGAATTCTTTGTTAAAGCTTCTAATAATGGAATTCGTGAAGCTGCAAAAGAACTTGAAAAAATGGATGTAAAAACATTCATTAAAGATGATGATATTGAATTTATAAAATATCAAGCAATAACAAATAACAACGCTATTGCACAGTATGAGCTTTATAAATACTATGAAGCACCAAAGTCTGAAACACAAGATATGATGAAAGCAGTTGAGTTTTGTCAGCGTTCTGCACTTCAAGATTATACTCCTGCAATGCTTGCTTTATCAGATTTATATTTAAAAGGTGATACGCTTATTAAAAAAAATGACTCTTCTGCTTTTAAATGGCGAAGACAAGCGGCATTTGTTGGTTCTGATTCTGCTGAGTATTTACTTGGTAATATGTACAAGCAAGGTGTTGGTGTTCCTAAAAGTGATGAAAAAGCTGTAAGATGGTATTTAAAAGCTGCAAATCATGGTATTCAATCTGCTGCAGATACTTTAAAGACAATGAACATTAATCAATATCTTAATAAATCTGATTTAGAATATGCTACTTTTAGTGCCAACCAAGGTGATATTGAGGCACAAATGATGCTTGGTAGGTATTATTTTAAAAATGATAAAGCTCCTGCAATTGTTTGGTTACAAAAAGCAAGTTTACAAAATAATGCTGAAGCTGAACTATTACTTGGAGATATCTACAAAGAAGGAAAATGCCAAACTGTAGCGAATCCTTCTACTGCTGAAATTCATTATAAAAAAGCTATTGCATTAGGAAATCAAGAAGCCTATTTAAAAATGGCTGATTTATATACAAAAGGCAATGTTGCTGAAGGCGTAGATGGTACATCTTCTACAACTGAAGCAATGGCATATGCAAACACGTATATGACTCAAGCTTCTAATTTAAATTCAGAAAACACAAATGCAGACCCAAAAGCATTCTTGCTAATGGGAGATATTTTAAATAGTCAAGGAAAAACGATTGATGCAATCAAACAATATGATCTTTATATTAAATCTTTTGATGAAGTAGACGGAAACCATCAAGAATTTATTACTGTTATGAACAAGCAAGCTATTGCTTATGCAGAAATTGGAGAGGTGAATAGTGCATTACTTCAAATAGAAATAGCATTAGCCAAAGCAGATGATTTTTCGATGTTGAAAGATTTTAAAGATAATTATTCAGCAATTAAAGGTGAATTATTTTATACACAAGGAAAGCTTCTTTTCCAACAAGGAGACAAGTATAAAGCTTGTGGTGTATTTCAGAAAGTAAAAGCATTAGGAATTAAATTAGATCCGAAATACGAAAACCTTTGTTCAAATTAA
- a CDS encoding serpin family protein, which translates to MRYIVTVFLIITGTVFCSAQSGIDKKPLNDFSFSLLNSLSEIENNGNIFISPISIYTSLSMVTNGASYDTKTELINYLGFENDELVLLNSYNLNLNKELKSSKVTSSSNSLWYPKSLSVKTMFKKTLEGSYAARIKGVDFSKSEKVKNSINNWVASETNDKITDIISDVSKDDRMILVNTLYFNGIWEHQFDVKSTKEGSFFKEDGSEVETAFISENNQHYRSVANGDVYAIDIPYKGNDFTMTLIMPNDKAVKLNDFVKTLSSDKLLEIERQMEMKGVYLLFPKLKVDYEIDVIESIENQGLKSPFNYTAQFENLFKQYDEDLHISKIAHKTFLDVNEIGTEAAAATAISISRSSFNPEKKEFYFDRPFVLLIRSTESSNIIFMGMIKEPNY; encoded by the coding sequence ATGAGGTATATAGTTACTGTTTTTCTAATTATTACAGGAACGGTTTTTTGTTCAGCACAATCTGGAATAGATAAAAAGCCGCTTAATGATTTTAGTTTTTCATTATTAAACTCCCTATCAGAAATAGAAAATAATGGTAATATTTTTATATCACCAATAAGTATTTATACTTCTTTAAGTATGGTAACTAATGGTGCTAGTTATGATACCAAAACAGAGTTAATAAATTACTTAGGCTTTGAAAACGATGAACTTGTATTACTCAATTCGTATAATCTTAACTTAAATAAGGAATTGAAATCGAGTAAAGTTACCTCATCTTCTAATAGTTTATGGTACCCAAAAAGCCTTTCTGTTAAAACAATGTTCAAAAAAACATTGGAAGGTAGTTATGCGGCTAGAATAAAAGGAGTTGATTTTAGTAAATCAGAAAAGGTGAAAAACTCAATAAATAATTGGGTTGCTAGTGAGACTAATGATAAAATTACTGATATAATTAGTGATGTATCAAAAGATGACAGAATGATACTTGTAAATACCTTATATTTTAATGGTATTTGGGAACATCAATTTGATGTGAAATCAACTAAAGAAGGAAGTTTTTTTAAAGAGGATGGGAGCGAAGTGGAAACAGCTTTTATTTCTGAAAATAATCAACATTACAGAAGTGTTGCAAATGGAGATGTTTATGCAATAGATATACCTTATAAAGGGAATGACTTTACAATGACGCTTATTATGCCGAATGATAAAGCAGTTAAGTTGAATGACTTTGTGAAAACATTATCTTCTGATAAGCTTCTAGAAATAGAGAGACAAATGGAAATGAAAGGTGTCTACCTATTATTTCCAAAATTAAAAGTTGATTATGAAATTGATGTGATTGAGTCAATTGAAAATCAAGGTCTTAAATCCCCTTTTAATTACACAGCACAATTCGAGAACCTTTTTAAGCAATACGATGAAGATTTACATATCTCTAAAATTGCCCATAAAACGTTCTTAGATGTAAACGAAATTGGTACTGAAGCCGCTGCCGCCACGGCAATTAGTATTAGCAGGAGCTCATTCAACCCTGAAAAAAAAGAATTCTATTTTGATCGTCCCTTTGTACTATTAATTAGAAGCACTGAATCTTCTAATATTATATTCATGGGAATGATTAAGGAACCTAATTATTAA